The following coding sequences lie in one Arachis hypogaea cultivar Tifrunner chromosome 9, arahy.Tifrunner.gnm2.J5K5, whole genome shotgun sequence genomic window:
- the LOC112711548 gene encoding conserved oligomeric Golgi complex subunit 1, whose amino-acid sequence MRVSSPAASSSPSPRHPPTTPQHSTDRISTAGYRDAESLFRTKPIAEIRNAELATRKLIEDKKEELRQLVGNRYRDLIDSADSIVHMKASCNSISANISEIHGRINSLSASSSISQTNSSQTKLHSQSRAWTYGVACRVKYLVDTPENIWGCLDEGMFLEAASRYVRAKHVHHRLFSAEDDGGVGGGEQKNKILSNFPLLQHQWQIVESFRAQISQRSRDRLLDRGLAIAAYADALAAVAVIDELEPKQVLSLFLESRKSWISHVLGNAGAGDASSLVVSVLCDVLGIIQVSVGQVGELFLQVLNDMPLFYKVILGSPPASQLFGGIPNPEEEVRLWNSFRDKLESNMVMLDKRYIADTCFTWLRECVNKISGRNLVDAIGTGRDLASAEKSIRETMESKQVLEGSLEWLKSVFGSEVELPWSRIRELVLEDDSDLWDEIFEEAFLGRMKAIIDLRFRELTGTVDVMSSISSLGDTFAKLNDVQVYLNRPSMAGGVWFLESNSRKTGAASSVFKVQPEENEFQTCLNAYFGPEVSRIRDAVDVSCQSILEDLLSFLESPKASRRLKDLAPYLQSRCYDSVSAILMALKKELDSLYASMENGVKEIPTTVTVEKSLFIGRLLFAFQNHSKHIPLILGSPRFWISGNASAVGKVPSLVKHSRFGSEPSGSDSPGRQTSLGSKRQTSSAAAALLGAREGTTHELEELNRTIGDLCIRAYNLWILWLSDELSAIVSRDLKQDDALSLSTPWRGWEDTIVKQDQSDENQSDMKISLPSMPSLYIISFLFRACEEVHRVGGHVLDKKILQKLASRLLDKVIGVFEEFLSSQDSGAHQLSEKGVLQVLLDVKFATDILSGGDSNVVGELHSNAKAKVSVRRKQDQSSKTSAIREHSDQLLNRLSQRLDPIDWLTYQPYLWENERQSYLRHAVLFGFFVQLNRKYTDTVQKLPTNSESNILRCSTVPRFKYLPISAPALSSRGTKKTFTPSSNEISSRSSWNSLTNGELHQNINLDDNSSRGVATPFLKSFMQVGSRFGESTFKLGSILTDGQVGIFKDRSAMSSFGDMLPAQAAGLLSSFTAPRSDS is encoded by the exons ATGAGAGTGTCATCTCCCGCTGCCTCGTCTTCGCCCTCGCCGCGGCATCCGCCAACCACCCCACAGCATTCCACTGACCGCATCTCCACCGCCGGCTACCGGGATGCGGAGTCGCTGTTCCGGACAAAGCCGATCGCCGAGATCCGTAACGCGGAGTTGGCGACGCGGAAGCTGATCGAGGACAAGAAGGAGGAGCTCCGGCAGCTGGTCGGGAACCGCTACCGTGACCTCATCGACTCCGCCGACTCAATCGTCCACATGAAGGCTTCGTGCAACTCAATCTCCGCCAACATCTCCGAGATCCACGGCCGCATCAATTCCCTCTCCGCTTCCTCCTCCATTTCCCAAACCAATAGTTCCCAAACCAAGCTCCATTCCCAGTCCCGAGCCTGGACCTACGGCGTGGCGTGCCGCGTCAAGTATCTCGTCGACACGCCGGAGAATATTTGGGGATGCCTCGACGAAGGGATGTTCCTGGAGGCCGCGTCGCGATACGTGCGTGCCAAGCACGTGCACCACCGATTATTCTCGGCCGAGGACGATGGGGGTGTTGGCGGTGGCGAGCAGAAGAACAAGATCTTGTCAAATTTCCCGCTTCTGCAGCACCAGTGGCAGATTGTGGAGAGCTTCCGGGCGCAGATCTCACAGCGGAGCCGTGACAGGTTGCTGGATCGCGGACTTGCCATTGCCGCTTATGCCGATGCGCTGGCCGCCGTGGCCGTCATTGACGAACTCGAGCCTAAGCAG GTCTTGAGCTTGTTTCTGGAATCAAGGAAGTCTTGGATATCGCATGTTTTGGGTAATGCTGGTGCTGGTGATGCTTCCTCTTTGGTGGTTTCTGTCTTGTGTGATGTATTAGGTATAATTCAGGTCAGTGTGGGTCAGGTTGGTGAGTTGTTTCTGCAAGTGTTGAATGATATGCCCCTTTTCTACAAAGTCATTCTTGGATCTCCTCCAGCATCACAACTGTTTGGTGGGATTCCCAATCCAGAAGAGGAAGTTAGGCTTTGGAATTCTTTCCGAGATAAATTAGAATCAAACATGGTAATGCTTGATAAACGTTACATTGCTGATACTTGTTTTACTTGGTTAAGGGAATGCGTAAACAAGATAAGTGGAAGGAATTTGGTTGATGCCATTGGTACTGGCCGGGATCTAGCTTCTGCTGAGAAATCAATAAGGGAGACAAtggaaagtaaacaagttcttgaAGGCAGTCTAGAATGGCTCAAGAGTGTCTTTGGGTCTGAGGTTGAGTTACCTTGGAGTAGGATTCGGGAACTTGTTTTGGAAGATGATTCAGATCTTTGGGATGAAATATTTGAGGAAGCTTTTCTTGGCAGGATGAAAGCAATAATTGACTTGAGATTTAGGGAGTTAACTGGTACTGTTGATGTGATGAGCTCGATTTCATCATTAGGGGACACTTTTGCCAAGCTGAATGATGTTCAGGTTTACTTGAACAGACCTTCTATGGCTGGTGGAGTTTGGTTTCTAGAATCCAATTCTAGAAAAACAGGAGCTGCTTCTTCTGTGTTTAAAGTCCAGCCTGAGGAAAATGAATTTCAGACTTGTCTTAATGCCTATTTTGGTCCTGAAGTAAGTCGAATCAGGGATGCAGTGGATGTTTCTTGTCAGAGCATTCTTGAAGATCTTTTAAGTTTCTTAGAATCTCCAAAGGCCTCTAGAAGATTGAAGGATCTTGCACCTTATCTACAAAGCAGATGTTATGACAGTGTCTCTGCTATATTGATGGCACTGAAAAAAGAGCTTGATAGTTTATATGCCTCTATGGAAAATGGCGTCAAGGAGATTCCAACAACTGTCACTGTTGAAAAATCACTTTTCATTGGACGATTGTTGTTTGCATTTCAGAACCATTCGAAGCATATACCCTTGATACTTGGTTCTCCCAGATTTTGGATCAGTGGGAATGCATCTGCTGTTGGGAAAGTCCCTTCTCTGGTGAAACATTCTAGATTTGGATCCGAGCCTTCAGGCTCTGATAGTCCAGGAAGACAAACAAGCCTTGGCTCTAAAAGACAAACTTCATCTGCTGCAGCTGCCTTGCTTGGAGCAAGAGAAGGTACCACACATGAATTGGAAGAACTCAATAGAACTATAGGGGATCTTTGCATTAGAGCTTACAACTTATGGATATTATGGCTATCTGATGAACTTTCTGCCATTGTCTCacgagatctcaaacaggatgaTGCTTTATCTTTGAGTACACCCTGGAGG GGCTGGGAGGATACGATAGTCAAGCAAGATCAGTCTGATGAGAACCAATCAGATATGAAAATATCTCTTCCATCTATGCCTTCTCTGTATATCATTTCATTTCTATTTAGAGCTTGTGAAGAAGTTCATAGAGTTGGAGGTCATGTACTTGATAAGAAGATTTTGCAGAAACTTGCATCAAGACTATTGGATAAG GTGATTGGTGTCTTTGAGGAGTTCCTTTCTTCTCAAGATAGTGGTGCTCATCAATTGTCAGAAAAAGGAGTCTTGCAAGTTTTGTTAGATGTAAAATTTGCCACTGATATACTGTCTGGTGGTGATTCAAATGTGGTTGGGGAATTACATAGCAACGCAAAGGCAAAAGTATCTGTCAGGAGGAAGCAGGACCAAAGTTCGAAGACCTCAGCCATTAGAGAACATTCAGATCAGTTATTAAACCGCCTTTCTCAGAGGCTTGATCCTATTGACTGGCTTAC GTATCAACCATATCTATGGGAGAATGAGCGGCAGTCATATTTGCGACATGCTGTGCTGTTTGGTTTCTTTGTGCAACTTAACCGGAAGTACACTGACACTGTTCAGAAACTGCCCACTAATTCCGAGTCTAATATTCTTAGGTGTTCTACAGTTCCCCGTTTCAAGTACCTCCCCATCAG TGCTCCGGCATTGTCCTCTAGAGGGACAAAGAAGACATTCACTCCATCGTCAAATGAAATCTCTTCAAGAAGTTCGTGGAACTCTCTTACCAATGGAGAACTTCATCAGAATATAAATTTGGATGACAACTCAAGTCGCGGGGTGGCGACACCATTCCTGAAGTCTTTCATGCAA GTTGGAAGCAGGTTTGGGGAGAGTACCTTTAAATTGGGATCCATACTAACCGATGGGCAAGTCGGCATTTTCAAGGATAGATCTGCTATGTCTTCGTTTGGAGACATGCTACCTGCTCAAGCTGCAGGTCTTCTTTCATCTTTCACAGCTCCCAGATCAGATTCTTGA